In the Loxodonta africana isolate mLoxAfr1 chromosome 1, mLoxAfr1.hap2, whole genome shotgun sequence genome, one interval contains:
- the KCTD20 gene encoding BTB/POZ domain-containing protein KCTD20 isoform X1: MNVQRASDGDRLLRQEASRLVDDTSTATQEKEASSLASSGLQNLTYPLSPRSDDLSLDYASHPAHLQFPHIMPLPEDIKGSCFQTGNKRNHEPFIAPERFGNSSVGFGSNSHAQAPEKVTLLVDGTRFVVNPQIFTAHPDTMLGRMFGPGREYNFTRPNDKGEYEIAEGISATVFRTVLDYYKTGLISCPDGISIPDLRDTCDYLCINFDFNTVRCQDLSALLHELSNDGAHKQFDHYLEELILPIMVGCAKKGERECHIVVLTDEDSVDWDEDHPPPMGEEYSQILYSSKLYRFFKYIENRDVAKTVLKERGLKNIRIGIEGYPTCKEKIKRRPGGRSEVIYNYVQRPFIQMSWEKEEGKSRHVDFQCVRSKSLTNLVAAGEDVLEDQEILMHHPPQVDELDRLNAPLSQMASNDFQD, from the exons ATGAATGTTCAGCGTGCCAGTGATGGCGACAGGTTATTGCGGCAAGAGGCCAGCCGCCTAGTGGATGATACTTCAACTGCAACTCAAGAAAAAGAAGCAAGTAGCCTGGCTTCATCTGGTCTTCAAAATCTTACTTATCCCTTAAGTCCCAGGAGTGATG ACCTTTCACTTGACTATGCCTCTCATCCAGCGCATCTTCAGTTCCCTCACATAATGCCACTTCCCGAAGACATCAAAGGCTCTTGCTTCCAAACTGGGAATAAACGGAACCATGAACCCTTTATTGCTCCAGAACGATTTGGAAACAGCAGCGTGGGCTTTGGCAGTAACTCCCACGCCCAAGCGCCAGAGAAAGTGACGCTTCTTGTAGATGGCACTCGTTTTGTTGTGAATCCACAGATTTTCACTGCTCATCCGGATACCATGTTGGGAAG GATGTTTGGACCAGGAAGAGAGTACAACTTCACGCGGCCCAATGATAAGGGAGAGTATGAGATTGCTGAAGGAATTAGTGCAACTGTATTTCGCACGGTGCTG GATTACTACAAAACTGGTCTCATCAGTTGTCCTGATGGCATCTCTATTCCAGACCTCAGAGATACATGTGATTATCTCTGCATCAACTTTGACTTCAACACTGTCCGATGTCAAGATCTGA GTGCATTACTGCATGAACTGTCTAATGATGGTGCTCACAAGCAGTTTGATCACTACCTCGAGGAGCTGATCCTGCCCATCATGGTCGGCTGTGCCAAGAAAGGGGAGCGAGAGTGCCACATTGTTGTGCTGACAGATGAGGATTCTGTGGACTGGGATGAAGACCACCCCCCACCTATGGGGGAGGAATATTCCCAAA ttcTTTATAGCTCCAAGCTCTATAGATTCTTCAAATACATTGAAAATCGGGATGTTGCAAAAACGGTGTTGAAGGAACGGGGCCTAAAAAACATTCGCATTGGAattgaag GTTATCCTACCTGTAAGGAAAAGATTAAGAGAAGACCTGGTGGCCGGTCTGAAGTAATCTACAATTACGTGCAGCGCCCCTTCATCCAGATGTCAtgggaaaaggaagaaggaaagagtcGCCACGTGGATTTCCAGTGTGTTCGAAGCAAATCCCTCACCAATTTGGTAGCTGCTGGAGAGGATGTCTTGGAGGACCAGGAGATACTAATGCACCACCCACCCCAGGTGGATGAACTTGACCGGCTGAACGCCCCCCTTTCTCAGATGGCGTCTAATGACTTTCAGGATTAG
- the KCTD20 gene encoding BTB/POZ domain-containing protein KCTD20 isoform X2, with the protein MNVQRASDGDRLLRQEASRLVDDTSTATQEKEASSLASSGLQNLTYPLSPRSDAHLQFPHIMPLPEDIKGSCFQTGNKRNHEPFIAPERFGNSSVGFGSNSHAQAPEKVTLLVDGTRFVVNPQIFTAHPDTMLGRMFGPGREYNFTRPNDKGEYEIAEGISATVFRTVLDYYKTGLISCPDGISIPDLRDTCDYLCINFDFNTVRCQDLSALLHELSNDGAHKQFDHYLEELILPIMVGCAKKGERECHIVVLTDEDSVDWDEDHPPPMGEEYSQILYSSKLYRFFKYIENRDVAKTVLKERGLKNIRIGIEGYPTCKEKIKRRPGGRSEVIYNYVQRPFIQMSWEKEEGKSRHVDFQCVRSKSLTNLVAAGEDVLEDQEILMHHPPQVDELDRLNAPLSQMASNDFQD; encoded by the exons ATGAATGTTCAGCGTGCCAGTGATGGCGACAGGTTATTGCGGCAAGAGGCCAGCCGCCTAGTGGATGATACTTCAACTGCAACTCAAGAAAAAGAAGCAAGTAGCCTGGCTTCATCTGGTCTTCAAAATCTTACTTATCCCTTAAGTCCCAGGAGTGATG CGCATCTTCAGTTCCCTCACATAATGCCACTTCCCGAAGACATCAAAGGCTCTTGCTTCCAAACTGGGAATAAACGGAACCATGAACCCTTTATTGCTCCAGAACGATTTGGAAACAGCAGCGTGGGCTTTGGCAGTAACTCCCACGCCCAAGCGCCAGAGAAAGTGACGCTTCTTGTAGATGGCACTCGTTTTGTTGTGAATCCACAGATTTTCACTGCTCATCCGGATACCATGTTGGGAAG GATGTTTGGACCAGGAAGAGAGTACAACTTCACGCGGCCCAATGATAAGGGAGAGTATGAGATTGCTGAAGGAATTAGTGCAACTGTATTTCGCACGGTGCTG GATTACTACAAAACTGGTCTCATCAGTTGTCCTGATGGCATCTCTATTCCAGACCTCAGAGATACATGTGATTATCTCTGCATCAACTTTGACTTCAACACTGTCCGATGTCAAGATCTGA GTGCATTACTGCATGAACTGTCTAATGATGGTGCTCACAAGCAGTTTGATCACTACCTCGAGGAGCTGATCCTGCCCATCATGGTCGGCTGTGCCAAGAAAGGGGAGCGAGAGTGCCACATTGTTGTGCTGACAGATGAGGATTCTGTGGACTGGGATGAAGACCACCCCCCACCTATGGGGGAGGAATATTCCCAAA ttcTTTATAGCTCCAAGCTCTATAGATTCTTCAAATACATTGAAAATCGGGATGTTGCAAAAACGGTGTTGAAGGAACGGGGCCTAAAAAACATTCGCATTGGAattgaag GTTATCCTACCTGTAAGGAAAAGATTAAGAGAAGACCTGGTGGCCGGTCTGAAGTAATCTACAATTACGTGCAGCGCCCCTTCATCCAGATGTCAtgggaaaaggaagaaggaaagagtcGCCACGTGGATTTCCAGTGTGTTCGAAGCAAATCCCTCACCAATTTGGTAGCTGCTGGAGAGGATGTCTTGGAGGACCAGGAGATACTAATGCACCACCCACCCCAGGTGGATGAACTTGACCGGCTGAACGCCCCCCTTTCTCAGATGGCGTCTAATGACTTTCAGGATTAG